One stretch of Nitrospirota bacterium DNA includes these proteins:
- a CDS encoding nucleotide pyrophosphohydrolase codes for MADLEAIQKKIISFRNERDWSQFHDPKNLAEALSIEAGELLENFLWKTTEQSRKLSAEELKNVKEELADIFIFLTYLSEEYKIDLLAEVEKKIAKNEAKYPVEKSKGSSKKYSSL; via the coding sequence ATGGCTGATTTAGAAGCAATCCAGAAAAAGATCATCTCATTCCGGAACGAGCGTGACTGGTCGCAATTCCACGATCCCAAGAACCTCGCCGAAGCCCTCTCCATCGAAGCAGGGGAGCTGCTTGAAAACTTTCTCTGGAAGACCACCGAGCAGTCCCGCAAACTCTCTGCAGAAGAACTCAAGAACGTAAAAGAAGAACTCGCAGATATATTCATCTTCCTCACCTACCTTAGCGAGGAATATAAAATTGACTTGCTGGCGGAAGTGGAGAAGAAGATTGCGAAAAATGAAGCAAAGTATCCGGTTGAAAAATCGAAGGGATCATCGAAGAAGTATTCGTCCTTATAG
- a CDS encoding ATP-binding protein has product MELHRVQITNFRSIKDLTIYFSPRCRVLVGINESGKTNILRALSMLNEDQVPTDDDKRDPLPDEPPVTESYIRFIFKLDKLERQKVFEKIKDNFIAKNIKKPMLTYKAQEMTLQKFCDELTEGVYRVNILSPKNKKEAVYRKLSTGYKVHDTWKKPSAACPPTYTLALPDSNNAISISKHIIDVEDCPDIPANYLTDVTPEDINEMVGSQIVNIVNDGLLDCIYWVYSEKNLLPGKIELSGFISNPTSCLPLKHMFELAGISDIAKAITEEQKRPNGLRNLLKRVADRTTKHIRNVWKEYKDIKIILSENGPHIDAAIEDKFNVYNFARRSDGFKRFVTFLLMISAKERTKQLRDTLLLIDEPDIGLHPSGARYLRDELIKISETNHVVYSTHSIFMVDRENTERHLIVKKENEETSAENVSQSNIKDEEVIYNALGHSIFEDLAKKNIVFEGWRDKQLFRIAIKTPPSKYKSLKDDFSGIGTCHAVGIKDIPRVSTILELADRECMIVSDDDNIAKQYQKEYDGHGRWCRYSEILENTKALTGEDFIKPEVFEPIFKKLMQKYPLLSELSEGQLHDSGGKLYVIDEWLKKGGIGQQEKKAVLNEIKGEIFNNLKASHVEEEYFEFLKKLAKLL; this is encoded by the coding sequence ATGGAACTACATAGAGTTCAGATTACCAATTTTAGATCTATCAAGGACTTAACGATATACTTTAGTCCTAGATGTAGAGTTCTTGTGGGAATCAATGAATCTGGCAAAACAAATATTCTCCGCGCTCTGTCCATGCTGAATGAAGATCAGGTTCCAACGGATGATGACAAGCGGGATCCTTTGCCGGACGAACCTCCGGTAACGGAGTCGTATATCCGATTCATTTTTAAACTCGATAAATTGGAACGGCAAAAGGTTTTTGAGAAAATCAAAGATAACTTTATTGCCAAGAATATCAAAAAACCTATGTTGACATATAAGGCGCAAGAAATGACTTTGCAGAAATTTTGCGATGAACTAACGGAAGGTGTCTACCGGGTAAACATATTAAGCCCTAAGAACAAAAAAGAGGCTGTTTATCGGAAGCTCAGTACGGGATATAAAGTGCATGACACTTGGAAAAAACCTTCGGCTGCGTGCCCACCGACTTACACCCTTGCATTGCCAGACAGCAACAACGCGATTAGTATTTCCAAGCACATCATTGACGTGGAAGATTGTCCGGATATTCCAGCTAACTATTTAACCGACGTAACACCAGAAGACATTAATGAGATGGTAGGTTCGCAGATTGTAAACATAGTAAATGATGGTTTGCTGGATTGTATTTATTGGGTGTATAGCGAGAAGAACCTGCTGCCAGGAAAGATTGAACTAAGTGGATTTATAAGTAATCCAACAAGTTGCTTGCCTCTGAAGCACATGTTTGAGTTGGCAGGTATCAGTGATATAGCTAAAGCAATTACAGAGGAACAGAAAAGGCCAAATGGTTTGCGGAATTTGCTCAAGCGTGTAGCGGACAGGACAACGAAGCATATAAGAAATGTGTGGAAAGAATATAAGGATATTAAAATCATTTTATCGGAGAACGGGCCGCACATTGATGCCGCAATCGAAGATAAATTCAATGTCTATAATTTTGCCAGAAGGAGTGATGGGTTTAAACGGTTCGTTACGTTTTTGTTAATGATATCTGCAAAAGAGAGGACTAAACAACTTAGAGACACTTTGTTGTTGATTGATGAGCCGGATATCGGGTTGCATCCATCTGGCGCAAGATATTTGAGAGATGAGCTGATTAAGATATCTGAAACCAATCATGTTGTCTATAGCACGCATTCCATTTTTATGGTGGACCGCGAGAATACGGAACGACACTTGATTGTGAAAAAGGAAAATGAGGAGACATCTGCTGAGAATGTAAGTCAGTCGAATATAAAGGATGAAGAAGTCATCTATAACGCCTTGGGCCATTCGATATTTGAGGATTTGGCAAAGAAAAACATCGTGTTTGAAGGGTGGCGTGACAAACAGCTATTTCGCATTGCGATTAAAACACCTCCATCAAAATATAAGAGTCTTAAAGATGACTTCAGTGGCATTGGTACTTGTCATGCTGTCGGTATAAAAGATATTCCACGTGTTTCCACAATTTTAGAGCTTGCAGACCGAGAGTGTATGATTGTTAGCGATGACGATAACATTGCAAAACAATATCAGAAAGAATATGACGGCCACGGTAGGTGGTGCCGGTATTCAGAAATATTGGAAAACACCAAGGCGCTAACAGGTGAAGATTTTATCAAGCCGGAAGTATTTGAACCGATCTTCAAGAAATTAATGCAAAAATATCCGTTGCTTTCTGAGTTATCAGAGGGTCAGCTTCACGATAGTGGTGGGAAACTGTATGTAATCGACGAGTGGTTGAAAAAAGGTGGTATCGGTCAGCAAGAGAAAAAGGCTGTATTGAATGAAATCAAGGGAGAAATATTCAACAACCTCAAAGCATCACATGTAGAAGAAGAGTATTTTGAATTTCTGAAAAAACTTGCAAAGTTGCTGTAA
- a CDS encoding DEAD/DEAH box helicase, with product MNLTDYHAKYFAHELTKRCASDSIEKLAGALVDAQVDLNPHQIDAALFAFRSPLSKGGILADEVGLGKTIEAGLVISQHWAERHRRILIITPANLRKQWHQELQEKFFLSSIILESKPYNEAIKKGNFRPFESDKIVICSYQFARGKAADVNAIPWDLVVIDEAHRLRNVYKPSNVIANTLKQALIHAPKLLLTATPLQNSLLELYGLVSFIDEHTFGDLKSFREQYANLSDERTFTALKARLKPICHRTLRRQVLPYVRFTQRYSIVQPFTPEESEDRLYNFVSNYLQRDNLQALPASQRSLMTLVLRKILASSSFAIAGSLETLSKRLQLRLKKQEPEEPLSDELDKDYEALGETADEWGNGEQEEPLSAEDRVVIEQEISDLESFRQLALSIDYNAKGRALLKALEIAFAKAREIGAEEKAIIFTESRRTQIYLLRVLAESPWSKGIVLFNGSNNDESSRQIYRDWSKKHEGTDRVTGSRTADMRSALVDYFREEGRIMIATEAGAEGINLQFCSLVVNYDLPWNPQRIEQRIGRCHRYGQKHDVVVVNFLNRNNEADQRVFQLLSEKFMLFEGVFGASDEVLGAIESGVDFEKRIADIYQRCRTPEDIKSSFDQLQLELNIQIDEAMTRTRRQLLENFDDEVREKLRVSDESTRQYLNRYERLLIQLTRYELGNHAEFLDDSSFRLKSCPFDGDIPTGLYELPRRTGEAHLYRLSHPLAANILEQAKGRDLSPAEIIFDYSGHEGRVSRLEPYIGKRGQLLLSLFTVESLDQAEDHVLCSAISEDGQILEEELAQRLLSLPAKAVSPLTDTPNNDKLRELTEQRQVAIQKGISEKNAKYFEDEAEKLDGWADDLKLGLEREIKDLDRQIKEARRAATVSLTLEEKLAGQKQIKALEALRGQKRKSLFEAQDEIDRQREYLIEKIEGKLKQRTELTSLFMVQWRIQ from the coding sequence ATGAATCTAACCGACTACCACGCAAAATACTTCGCTCATGAGCTGACCAAACGCTGCGCTTCGGACAGCATCGAGAAACTTGCCGGCGCGTTGGTTGATGCTCAGGTTGACCTGAATCCCCATCAGATTGACGCCGCGCTCTTTGCCTTCAGGTCTCCACTATCCAAGGGCGGGATCCTTGCTGATGAGGTCGGGCTCGGCAAGACCATCGAAGCCGGGCTGGTCATATCACAGCACTGGGCAGAACGTCATCGCCGCATTCTGATCATCACACCCGCCAACCTGCGCAAACAATGGCACCAGGAACTGCAGGAAAAATTCTTTCTGTCTTCGATCATCCTCGAAAGCAAGCCTTACAACGAAGCAATCAAAAAAGGGAATTTCCGTCCTTTCGAATCAGACAAGATCGTTATCTGCTCTTACCAGTTCGCTCGTGGCAAGGCAGCGGATGTCAATGCCATACCGTGGGACCTTGTGGTGATCGATGAGGCCCACCGGTTGCGCAATGTGTACAAGCCCTCCAATGTTATCGCAAACACGTTAAAGCAGGCACTGATACACGCCCCCAAACTGCTTCTTACCGCAACGCCGCTCCAGAATTCACTATTGGAACTTTACGGTCTTGTCAGCTTCATCGACGAGCATACCTTTGGCGATCTCAAAAGCTTTCGCGAACAATACGCCAACCTGAGTGATGAACGCACGTTCACAGCCCTCAAGGCGCGTCTCAAACCGATCTGTCATCGGACCCTCCGGCGACAGGTGCTGCCCTATGTGCGCTTTACCCAGCGGTATTCCATTGTTCAGCCGTTCACGCCGGAGGAGAGCGAAGACCGCCTATACAATTTTGTTTCCAACTATCTCCAACGGGACAACCTGCAAGCCCTTCCAGCAAGCCAAAGGTCGCTCATGACGCTGGTCCTTCGGAAGATTCTCGCTTCCTCCTCGTTCGCTATCGCCGGTTCACTCGAAACCTTGAGCAAACGTCTCCAACTCCGTCTCAAGAAGCAGGAACCAGAAGAACCACTTTCGGACGAACTCGACAAGGATTATGAAGCACTTGGCGAAACAGCGGATGAGTGGGGTAATGGGGAACAAGAGGAGCCTTTATCCGCCGAGGACAGAGTAGTCATTGAACAGGAAATCAGTGATCTCGAAAGCTTCCGACAGCTTGCACTCTCCATTGATTACAATGCCAAGGGAAGAGCGCTTCTGAAGGCGCTTGAAATCGCATTTGCCAAAGCACGAGAAATCGGAGCTGAGGAAAAGGCTATTATCTTCACTGAATCCCGCCGCACGCAGATCTATCTGCTGCGTGTACTTGCCGAAAGTCCTTGGAGCAAAGGCATCGTTCTGTTTAACGGCTCGAACAATGACGAAAGCTCGCGCCAGATTTACAGGGACTGGTCCAAAAAGCATGAAGGTACGGATCGTGTAACAGGATCGCGGACTGCTGACATGCGTTCGGCGCTCGTGGATTACTTCCGGGAAGAAGGCAGGATCATGATTGCTACAGAGGCAGGCGCTGAAGGCATCAACCTCCAGTTCTGCTCTCTTGTGGTGAACTACGATCTGCCCTGGAACCCCCAGCGCATTGAGCAGCGTATCGGCCGATGCCACCGTTACGGTCAAAAGCACGATGTAGTAGTCGTGAATTTCCTGAACCGGAACAACGAGGCGGACCAGCGCGTATTCCAGCTTCTTTCCGAAAAGTTTATGCTGTTCGAGGGCGTCTTCGGCGCAAGTGATGAGGTCCTGGGTGCCATTGAGTCCGGCGTGGATTTCGAGAAGCGCATCGCCGACATCTACCAGCGCTGCCGCACGCCCGAGGATATAAAATCATCATTCGACCAGCTTCAGCTTGAGCTGAATATCCAGATCGACGAGGCCATGACCCGCACCCGTCGCCAACTGCTTGAAAACTTCGACGATGAAGTTCGAGAAAAACTGCGGGTGAGCGATGAAAGTACTCGACAATACCTTAATCGCTATGAACGTCTACTTATACAGCTCACGCGTTATGAATTAGGAAATCATGCGGAGTTTCTGGATGATTCGTCCTTTCGATTAAAATCCTGCCCTTTTGATGGAGACATCCCAACCGGTCTCTACGAGCTGCCAAGAAGGACCGGCGAAGCCCATCTTTACCGGCTCAGCCATCCGCTTGCCGCCAATATCCTTGAACAAGCCAAAGGACGCGACCTTTCTCCCGCAGAGATCATCTTCGACTATAGCGGACACGAGGGCAGGGTCAGTAGGCTGGAGCCGTATATCGGCAAGCGGGGTCAGTTACTTCTCAGTCTTTTTACTGTTGAATCACTTGACCAGGCCGAAGATCACGTGCTTTGTTCAGCTATTAGTGAAGATGGTCAGATTCTTGAGGAGGAACTTGCGCAAAGACTTTTGTCCCTGCCGGCGAAAGCTGTTTCTCCGTTGACAGACACTCCGAATAATGACAAACTGCGGGAGCTGACAGAACAGCGGCAGGTTGCTATTCAAAAGGGCATCTCCGAGAAGAATGCGAAGTATTTTGAGGATGAGGCGGAAAAGCTGGACGGGTGGGCGGATGATCTGAAGCTGGGGCTGGAGAGGGAGATCAAGGATCTTGACCGGCAGATCAAGGAGGCCCGGCGAGCTGCAACAGTTTCCCTGACATTGGAAGAAAAACTCGCTGGTCAGAAGCAGATTAAGGCGCTTGAAGCACTGCGCGGCCAGAAACGAAAGTCCTTGTTTGAAGCGCAGGATGAGATTGATCGGCAAAGGGAATATTTAATTGAAAAGATCGAAGGGAAGCTGAAGCAGAGGACAGAGCTTACAAGCCTTTTTATGGTTCAGTGGAGGATACAATAA
- a CDS encoding PDDEXK nuclease domain-containing protein — MRKKPLYERIRQILESARIGAARTVNTTQVVANWLVGREIVEDEQAGSKRARYGGKLLEEISRRLKKEYGAGYSVDNLELFRRFYLEYRKLISDAASRKLENPEISDTPSRKSCESTQTAALIRHTLCDQSWRPGLLHPNLSWSLYRHLVRVELSQARAFYEIEAIQNNWSARELERQINSLLYERLALSKDKKGLMKLATKGHEVQKPVDVFKDPVVMEFLGLPAMPKLVESDLEQALINNLQSFLLELGKGFAFISRQERITLDGDHFYIDLVFYHTLLKCYVLIDLKTGKLTHQDLGQLQLYVNYFDHERRTKGDNPTLGLILCTDKNDAVVRYTLGPDQEKKIFASRYKLYLPTVAELKTELKRELKELDTASAE, encoded by the coding sequence ATGAGAAAAAAGCCGCTGTATGAACGCATTCGGCAGATACTCGAATCAGCCAGGATCGGCGCTGCCCGGACAGTCAATACGACGCAGGTGGTTGCAAATTGGCTGGTCGGTCGGGAGATCGTGGAAGATGAGCAGGCTGGCAGCAAGCGAGCCAGATACGGTGGAAAGCTTCTCGAAGAAATTTCCAGACGTCTTAAAAAGGAGTACGGCGCAGGTTATTCCGTTGATAATCTGGAGCTGTTCCGGCGGTTCTATCTGGAATACCGAAAGCTGATTTCCGACGCAGCGTCTCGGAAATTGGAGAATCCTGAAATTTCCGACACACCGTCTCGGAAATCGTGTGAGTCCACTCAAACAGCAGCTCTAATTCGTCACACACTGTGTGACCAATCGTGGAGACCCGGCCTGCTCCATCCCAACCTGTCCTGGTCACTCTACCGGCATCTCGTGCGCGTGGAATTATCTCAGGCTCGAGCTTTTTATGAGATCGAGGCTATCCAAAACAACTGGTCGGCGCGGGAGCTGGAGCGGCAGATCAACAGCCTGCTCTATGAACGTCTTGCCCTGAGTAAGGACAAGAAGGGGCTGATGAAGCTGGCGACGAAGGGACACGAGGTGCAGAAGCCGGTCGACGTGTTCAAGGACCCGGTAGTCATGGAGTTTCTCGGTCTGCCCGCGATGCCGAAGCTTGTAGAGTCTGACCTGGAACAGGCGCTTATCAACAACCTCCAATCCTTTCTGCTGGAACTCGGCAAGGGCTTCGCTTTCATCTCCCGTCAGGAGCGGATCACTCTCGACGGCGATCATTTCTATATAGATCTGGTATTCTATCATACGCTTCTCAAGTGCTACGTGCTCATTGATCTCAAGACAGGTAAGCTTACGCACCAGGACCTCGGCCAGCTCCAACTATACGTCAATTACTTCGACCACGAGCGCCGCACAAAGGGAGACAACCCCACGCTGGGCCTGATCCTCTGCACGGATAAGAATGATGCTGTTGTTCGATACACTCTGGGTCCGGACCAGGAGAAGAAAATATTCGCAAGCAGGTATAAACTGTATTTGCCCACGGTGGCCGAGCTGAAGACGGAGTTGAAGCGGGAACTCAAAGAACTGGACACAGCTTCAGCAGAGTGA
- a CDS encoding site-specific DNA-methyltransferase encodes MTQRKQKLELTWIGKENRPKLEPRILLEDPDKSYHAPHRQTKKDIFDNLLIFGDNLLALKALEQEFTGKVKCGFLDPPYNTGSAFTHYDDGLEHSIWLSLMRDRLEIIRRLLSDDGSLWITIDDNEAHYLKVLCDEVFGRANYKTTITWQRKYSVSNNYQGIATICDFVLVYAKSEKFQNNLLPRSEESTARYNNPDNDLRGPWKAVDYLNQATPEKRRNLCYDIVNPNTGDVVKNTKKAWKYDPDTHRRHIEENRIWWGRDGRNTVPAVKLFLSEVRDGMTPHNWWPHEEVGHTDEAKKEMIGLYGARDVFDTPKPERLIQRVLEISTNPGDLVLDSFAGSGTTGAVAHKMGRRWIMVELGEHCHTHIIPRMKKVIDGQDPGGITEAVGWKGGGGFRYYRLAPSLLEKDKWGNWVINKQYNAAMLTEALSKLEGFTYAPSDSVYWQHGHSSEQDFIYVTTQNLNHEQLQALSDEVGSGRSLLVLCSAFRGKSDRYPNLTIKKIPNAVLKRCEWGHDDYSLQVENLPKAPPKLGQQGLFDEEE; translated from the coding sequence ATGACTCAACGAAAACAAAAACTCGAACTGACCTGGATTGGCAAAGAAAACCGGCCGAAGCTTGAGCCGCGTATTCTGCTCGAAGACCCGGACAAGTCTTATCACGCGCCGCATAGACAGACGAAGAAGGATATCTTCGACAATCTGCTGATCTTCGGTGACAACCTGCTTGCGCTGAAGGCGCTGGAGCAGGAATTTACCGGGAAGGTGAAGTGCGGATTCCTTGATCCGCCGTACAACACAGGCAGTGCGTTTACCCATTACGACGACGGGCTGGAGCATTCCATCTGGTTGTCGCTGATGCGCGACCGGCTGGAGATCATCAGACGGTTGCTGTCCGACGATGGCTCGTTATGGATCACGATTGACGACAACGAGGCACATTACTTAAAGGTGTTGTGCGATGAGGTGTTTGGTCGGGCGAACTACAAAACAACAATAACATGGCAGCGCAAATACAGCGTCAGCAATAACTATCAAGGTATTGCGACTATTTGCGATTTTGTACTCGTCTATGCTAAGAGTGAAAAGTTTCAAAACAATCTGCTTCCCCGAAGCGAAGAGTCGACGGCGCGGTATAACAATCCAGACAATGATCTGCGTGGACCGTGGAAGGCCGTTGATTATCTGAATCAGGCAACGCCCGAAAAACGCCGGAATCTGTGCTATGACATCGTCAATCCGAATACGGGTGACGTCGTAAAAAATACCAAAAAGGCATGGAAGTACGACCCAGATACACATCGGCGCCATATCGAAGAGAACCGTATTTGGTGGGGACGCGATGGACGTAATACGGTCCCAGCAGTAAAACTATTTCTATCTGAGGTGCGTGATGGTATGACACCCCATAATTGGTGGCCTCATGAAGAAGTTGGACATACAGATGAGGCGAAGAAAGAAATGATTGGGTTGTATGGTGCGCGCGATGTTTTTGATACACCCAAACCAGAGCGTTTGATTCAACGTGTCCTTGAAATCTCAACCAACCCAGGCGACCTCGTTCTCGATTCCTTTGCAGGTTCCGGTACGACCGGAGCAGTAGCGCATAAGATGGGGCGGCGGTGGATTATGGTAGAGTTGGGCGAGCATTGCCATACCCACATCATTCCGCGCATGAAGAAGGTGATCGACGGCCAAGACCCAGGGGGTATCACTGAGGCTGTGGGCTGGAAGGGCGGCGGGGGATTCAGGTATTATCGGCTTGCGCCGTCTCTGCTTGAAAAGGACAAGTGGGGCAACTGGGTCATTAACAAGCAATACAATGCCGCGATGCTGACAGAGGCGCTCAGCAAATTAGAGGGCTTCACCTACGCGCCGAGCGATTCGGTCTATTGGCAGCATGGACATTCGAGCGAACAGGATTTCATCTATGTTACAACGCAGAACCTGAACCATGAGCAACTCCAGGCTCTCTCGGATGAAGTGGGGTCAGGCAGGTCGCTTCTGGTCCTGTGCTCCGCCTTCCGCGGCAAGTCCGACCGCTATCCGAACCTGACGATCAAGAAGATTCCGAACGCGGTCTTGAAGCGTTGCGAATGGGGGCATGACGACTACAGCCTTCAGGTGGAGAACCTGCCCAAGGCCCCGCCGAAATTGGGACAGCAGGGGTTGTTTGACGAGGAAGAGTGA
- a CDS encoding DEAD/DEAH box helicase family protein yields MNKYVNAIAGRLSLRPPQRRSLEILDRITEIVPPRKGADIQAALATIKSEFPTVTDFERDFPSLCFALATGVGKTRLMGAFISYLHLAHGINHFFVLSPNLTIYNKLIADFTPNTPKYVFKGIAEFAVEPPVIITGDNYESGVGVRAGVLPGIDMSVHVNIFNISKINSEVRGGKSPRIKRLSEYIGESYFEYLAGLDDLVLLMDESHRYRASAGIRAINELKPVLGLELTATPIVETAKGAIQFKNVIFDYPLSKAMEDGFVKEPAVVTQKNFDPKQFTPEQIEQIKLEDGIRLHENTKVELETYARQTEQRIVKPFMLIIARDTTHAGQLSEYIKSDKFFEGRYKDKVIQVDSSKTGAEEDEMVARLLKVESSDEPTEIVIHVNMLKEGWDVTNLYTIVPLRAANARVLIEQSIGRGLRLPYGRRTGVNSVDRLNIVAHDRFQEIIDEANRPDSAIRLQQVILDPATDMQKMQTTVVQTTLATQIGAVKAEGQVPSDTAQPLFATETERAIAQATVDIIKKYENLPASSHLLKKEVQERIAEEVAEYVAPMQQALPGITERPNIAAVVAKTAELMVQQTIDIPRILVVPKGQVTVGFHPFTLDCSGIRYQPVERDLLIQHLRTNAQETLGFSGSGQHESRLEDYLVRGLIDFDDISYDEHADLLYDLAGQMVRHLRSYLSEDDTKNVLLYHQKQLGSFIHAQMQEHQWEKAADYEVIVSKGFTELKSSAFTNRANEPVFDFRNTVEDKTRIGQMLFGEFKRCLYPIQKFHSDTERKLAVILDREAQKWLRPAIGQFQIFYKSGVVQSDYVPDFVAETDKCIYMMESKARNDMDSAEAQAKKDAAVKWCAHATKHSTNNGGKPWKYVLIPHDSITENMSIAGLVSQFGG; encoded by the coding sequence ATGAACAAATATGTAAATGCCATTGCCGGGCGGCTCAGCCTCCGACCGCCTCAAAGGCGATCTCTTGAGATACTGGATAGAATCACGGAGATCGTACCTCCTCGCAAGGGTGCGGATATTCAAGCTGCTCTCGCCACGATCAAGTCTGAATTCCCTACGGTAACCGACTTTGAGAGAGACTTTCCCTCGCTCTGCTTTGCTCTGGCTACAGGCGTTGGCAAGACGCGACTCATGGGCGCGTTTATCAGTTATCTTCACCTTGCCCATGGCATCAACCACTTTTTCGTTCTTTCGCCGAACCTCACGATCTACAACAAGCTCATTGCCGACTTTACACCGAACACCCCGAAGTACGTATTCAAGGGGATAGCCGAGTTCGCTGTTGAGCCTCCTGTCATCATCACCGGCGACAATTACGAATCCGGCGTGGGTGTGCGGGCAGGCGTATTGCCTGGGATCGATATGTCGGTCCATGTAAACATCTTCAATATCTCGAAAATCAATTCCGAAGTCCGGGGTGGAAAGTCTCCGCGCATCAAGCGTTTGTCAGAGTACATAGGCGAAAGCTATTTTGAATACCTCGCCGGTCTTGACGATCTGGTTCTTCTCATGGACGAATCGCACCGCTACCGCGCTTCCGCCGGCATTCGGGCGATAAATGAACTGAAGCCTGTTCTCGGTCTGGAACTGACCGCGACTCCCATTGTGGAGACAGCGAAGGGCGCGATCCAGTTCAAGAACGTGATCTTCGATTACCCTCTGTCAAAAGCAATGGAAGATGGCTTTGTAAAGGAGCCCGCTGTTGTTACGCAGAAGAACTTTGACCCCAAACAGTTCACTCCCGAGCAGATCGAGCAGATAAAGCTCGAAGACGGTATCCGACTGCATGAGAACACCAAGGTCGAGCTTGAGACGTATGCACGCCAGACCGAACAGCGGATCGTGAAGCCCTTTATGCTGATCATTGCCAGGGATACGACCCATGCCGGCCAGTTGAGCGAATATATCAAGTCTGACAAGTTCTTTGAAGGACGGTACAAGGATAAGGTGATCCAGGTCGACTCGAGCAAAACCGGCGCGGAAGAAGACGAGATGGTCGCGCGCCTGCTGAAGGTGGAAAGCTCCGATGAGCCGACGGAGATTGTGATCCACGTGAACATGCTCAAGGAAGGCTGGGATGTGACGAACCTGTACACTATCGTACCGCTCCGTGCCGCTAATGCCCGTGTCCTGATCGAGCAATCAATCGGACGAGGTCTGCGGCTGCCTTATGGCAGGCGAACCGGGGTGAACAGTGTTGACCGTTTGAACATTGTTGCCCATGACCGGTTTCAGGAGATCATTGACGAGGCCAATAGGCCCGATTCCGCAATCCGGCTCCAGCAGGTCATTCTTGATCCGGCTACCGATATGCAGAAGATGCAGACAACAGTTGTGCAAACCACCCTTGCCACACAGATCGGGGCTGTGAAGGCAGAAGGTCAGGTACCTAGCGACACTGCTCAACCTCTTTTTGCAACCGAGACGGAGCGTGCCATTGCGCAGGCGACGGTAGATATCATTAAAAAGTACGAAAACTTGCCGGCATCGAGCCATTTATTGAAGAAGGAAGTGCAGGAGAGGATTGCCGAGGAAGTGGCCGAGTACGTTGCTCCGATGCAGCAGGCTTTGCCGGGGATTACGGAAAGACCAAACATCGCGGCCGTGGTTGCGAAAACCGCAGAACTTATGGTTCAGCAGACGATTGATATCCCGCGAATTCTCGTTGTTCCCAAAGGACAGGTAACCGTCGGGTTTCATCCATTCACGCTTGATTGCTCAGGCATCCGGTATCAACCGGTTGAACGGGACTTGCTTATCCAACACCTGAGGACGAACGCTCAGGAAACTCTGGGTTTCAGCGGCAGTGGTCAGCATGAGAGCAGACTCGAAGACTACCTTGTCCGAGGTCTGATCGACTTTGACGATATTTCCTATGATGAGCATGCGGACCTTCTGTACGATCTTGCCGGCCAGATGGTAAGGCATCTGCGCTCATACCTTTCGGAAGACGACACGAAGAATGTGTTGCTTTATCACCAGAAACAGCTGGGATCATTCATACACGCCCAGATGCAGGAGCACCAGTGGGAAAAGGCGGCTGATTACGAAGTGATCGTTAGCAAGGGTTTCACTGAATTGAAATCCAGCGCCTTTACGAACAGGGCTAATGAACCTGTCTTTGATTTCCGCAATACCGTGGAGGACAAAACCAGAATCGGCCAAATGCTGTTCGGCGAGTTTAAGCGCTGTCTTTATCCGATACAAAAATTTCACTCAGACACTGAACGGAAACTTGCAGTTATTCTCGATCGGGAAGCCCAAAAATGGCTCAGGCCAGCCATTGGTCAGTTCCAGATCTTCTATAAATCAGGCGTTGTTCAGAGTGATTATGTGCCGGACTTCGTAGCCGAAACCGATAAGTGCATTTATATGATGGAATCCAAGGCTCGAAACGATATGGACAGCGCCGAGGCGCAGGCCAAGAAGGATGCTGCCGTCAAATGGTGCGCACATGCGACAAAACATTCTACTAATAACGGTGGCAAACCGTGGAAGTATGTGCTGATTCCGCACGATTCGATTACAGAGAACATGTCGATCGCGGGATTGGTAAGCCAATTCGGGGGCTAA